The following proteins are co-located in the bacterium genome:
- a CDS encoding SoxR reducing system RseC family protein: MQEQGKVISKEDNKAYVQIDIGKACHECKLCDRGTPIILVADNSLGADVGETVKLETAMISKVKGIIFYLTLPPLALVSGIIGGDLIATHFKFDRANEIIGLISGLFLFALSLLFAWWLDKKNKTLSSKIVEIY; this comes from the coding sequence ATGCAAGAACAAGGTAAGGTCATTTCAAAAGAAGATAATAAGGCTTATGTCCAGATTGATATTGGCAAAGCCTGCCATGAATGTAAATTGTGCGATAGAGGTACACCAATTATCTTAGTTGCAGATAATTCCTTAGGCGCTGATGTCGGAGAAACGGTAAAATTGGAAACCGCAATGATAAGTAAGGTTAAAGGAATTATTTTTTATTTAACCTTACCTCCACTGGCTTTAGTCTCTGGAATAATTGGTGGGGATTTAATTGCAACACATTTCAAATTTGACCGTGCCAATGAAATTATTGGTTTAATCTCAGGTTTATTCCTTTTTGCTTTATCCCTTTTATTTGCATGGTGGCTTGATAAGAAGAATAAAACACTTTCTTCTAAAATAGTTGAGATTTACTGA